Proteins from a genomic interval of Deltaproteobacteria bacterium:
- a CDS encoding UbiD family decarboxylase: MPFADLQTYITALRNRNDLVEINTYVDPYLEIPEIHRRVIAESGPALLFTNVQGSPYPVATNLFGTKERVELAFAGAGANFIANIKQVIQDLMPPLNFDKLWTERGFLNKFLTVGTKYTKKSPITSHMQIPPMLQELPVLTTWKKDGGPFLTLPLVYTEHPETGAHNLGMYRMQIYDNSHTGMHMQIGRGGGFHLHRARQLNKNLPVNVFLGGPPTAILAAIAPMPENMPELMLASFLLDDKIKLTHNPIGPLPLLAQAEFALVGYVHPEQVLPEGPFGDHYGYYSLQHEYPVFTCEAVFNRKNPIFPATIVGKPCQEDYFIGNYVQELLSPLFPLAMPTVKNLWSYGETGYHSLAAAVVEERYKREAMVSAFRILGEGQLSLTKFLLLIDREMDLKNFRGVLEYILERTDFNTDFFVFSNLSMDTLDYTGPKINEGSKAVMLGMGQPVRGLPSEFHGEPPANITDVRVFCSGCLVVSGPSFSEDPEAPERIANTPTFFGWPLIIFADDAKFSTSTVQNFLWSTFTRFEPAADIYSRSTTVHRFHPRLQSPVVIDARTKPGFPEEVTCDEETKKLVDARWTDYFSKR; this comes from the coding sequence ATGCCCTTTGCCGACCTGCAAACATATATTACTGCGCTACGCAATAGAAATGATTTAGTAGAGATAAATACTTACGTAGACCCATATCTCGAGATACCAGAGATTCATCGCCGAGTAATCGCGGAATCTGGGCCAGCTCTACTATTTACGAATGTTCAAGGGAGCCCATATCCGGTCGCTACGAATCTCTTCGGCACAAAGGAGCGCGTTGAGCTAGCGTTTGCCGGAGCAGGCGCAAATTTTATTGCTAACATTAAGCAGGTAATCCAAGACTTAATGCCTCCGCTTAATTTCGATAAGCTTTGGACGGAACGCGGTTTTTTAAATAAGTTCTTAACGGTTGGGACTAAGTATACCAAAAAAAGCCCCATTACTAGCCACATGCAAATCCCCCCTATGCTTCAAGAGCTTCCAGTTTTGACTACTTGGAAAAAAGATGGCGGCCCCTTTTTAACACTGCCGTTGGTATACACAGAACATCCCGAGACTGGCGCTCACAACTTGGGAATGTATAGAATGCAAATCTACGATAACTCCCACACTGGCATGCACATGCAAATTGGCAGAGGGGGCGGTTTTCATCTCCATCGCGCCAGGCAACTTAACAAGAATCTTCCCGTCAATGTTTTTTTGGGTGGGCCACCGACTGCTATCCTAGCTGCCATTGCACCCATGCCTGAAAACATGCCAGAACTCATGTTAGCCTCTTTCTTATTGGACGATAAGATAAAGCTAACTCACAACCCCATTGGGCCCTTGCCGCTTCTCGCTCAGGCAGAATTCGCCTTAGTCGGGTATGTGCATCCCGAGCAGGTATTGCCCGAGGGCCCTTTTGGCGATCATTACGGCTACTATTCCCTTCAGCATGAGTACCCAGTCTTTACATGTGAAGCTGTATTTAATCGCAAAAATCCGATTTTTCCAGCAACGATAGTTGGCAAGCCATGCCAAGAAGACTACTTTATAGGAAACTATGTTCAAGAGCTCCTGTCACCCTTGTTCCCATTGGCAATGCCAACTGTAAAAAACCTTTGGAGTTATGGAGAGACGGGATATCACTCATTGGCGGCGGCCGTAGTCGAGGAGCGCTATAAACGAGAAGCTATGGTTTCTGCCTTCCGCATTCTTGGTGAAGGTCAATTATCTTTGACAAAGTTTCTCTTGCTAATTGACCGCGAAATGGATCTCAAGAACTTCCGTGGAGTATTGGAGTATATTTTGGAGCGCACAGATTTTAATACCGACTTCTTTGTGTTCTCCAATCTATCTATGGATACTCTCGATTACACTGGCCCCAAGATAAACGAGGGCAGCAAAGCCGTAATGTTGGGGATGGGACAACCAGTTCGTGGGCTTCCTAGCGAGTTTCACGGGGAGCCACCAGCAAATATCACCGATGTCAGGGTTTTTTGTTCGGGTTGCCTAGTTGTAAGTGGTCCAAGCTTTAGCGAGGATCCGGAAGCGCCAGAACGCATCGCCAATACGCCAACATTTTTTGGATGGCCGTTAATAATATTTGCCGACGATGCGAAGTTTAGCACTTCCACTGTGCAAAACTTCCTATGGTCGACATTTACTCGTTTTGAGCCAGCAGCCGATATCTATTCGCGTTCAACGACTGTGCACAGATTCCATCCGCGCCTGCAGTCACCCGTAGTTATAGATGCGAGAACGAAGCCTGGTTTCCCAGAAGAAGTCACCTGCGACGAAGAAACAAAGAAACTCGTCGATGCGCGATGGACAGACTATTTTTCAAAACGATAA